The DNA sequence ctttactAGCTGAACTACAGGAACACTTTTATTTTATCATACTGTAATTTATACAtacattatactgtatattgcatTGGTCCCTTAAGTATTTTATATAACATGTTATGGGTTTTAATAATGCTTGCAATTCATTTTAAGGTTCTCATTCTTGTTGTTTATCAGTTCTTTTCATGGATTAGTAAAATCTTTTCCTTCAGGCTTGATCTTTTTCTGATGGTAAACATGTCTTAACAAGACTCTGGAATGTCTCCATAAAACTCTTCTTAACATGTTTATCTACTGTAGGAATCTAGCTCTGTGTTTTGGAGGTCTGCATGggtctttcatttatttattcatttattattcattttttatgacTGATATTTTGTGATGAGGTTTTATGATGTCTACATTTCTTTTTGCAGATAAAATATGAGATGCAGAAATGACATTAGATTAAATTGTAGCTTATAAACATAGGGGCTTTtaacacctggtcacttcaagcgttttctctgatcagatagctatccgatcagagaaaacacatgaagtgaccagggcccaaaagcatcgtaaggctaagtagatcgtaaaaacgattgtacgaatcatcttagaattacgggccgtttcccaaaagctttgTAGCTTAAGTAGCAATTGAAAATCATcatagatctacgagtgctctgtctggagtaatcgttcattcataagtgcatcgtaagacaataGAGTTACAAAAtaacctgcaggacaaccagcaaattgcactcctgcaataacgataatgtaatgttttatatttatatattggggttttctttgtttaaattactttaatataatatatttaaaattcaaatgagaaatcaaatttaaatgactaaacataaattaataaagaaggaaaacgtattttgtacaagttggtaaaagttttttgtattttggtaaaagttggtagcaaattgataaatggttcctaccGATTGCAGCTATAATTCATTGAAAAAGAgttttgaagggaaatggcatctaattaaagaaacaaaaaaatatttacggtacaatgcaataatccataataataaataaacatagataataaacaacatataataataataatctaaactataatagaaatgcagaaggcatttccgagtgggacgagtcctaactaaatacggaaaagaatatttcattatgcacaaattattaaacgcacgtaaatgaacaacgaatgttcgttaagtagctcgtagaaagcgctctaaagtgctaagttcaatcgttatcgggaaacccagccctggTCTAAAAAGGCCCATAGACTACATCACATGCCATTTCTGTTCTTTCAAGCTGGCAAGCTGCACACACACAGGATTGTGGGATATCACAAACAGTGAAGGAAGTGATCTTAAACAAACCAGATGAAGGCACCTAGTCATCAACAAGTTCTTGAAATTACATtgggtttttttatttttattcaggatAGTGGTTTTCAGGTTTTGGAACTCATTGTGTGTCTATTTGCATGTAAAGCACTTAAGTCTTACAACACTTCTTACTTGAAATATGAATGTTATGCATTCAGGTTGTTTGTCTTTATTCACGTGAAGGTGGAGAACAGCAGAAGTGTCACTGAAGAGTCTAAAGCTCTCACCACTCAAGCCCTGGCCAGCGTCACATATCAGATCAACAATCTGGCCACATCTCTACTGAAGCTTTTAGATGCTCAGACTGTTCAGCTGAAACAGATGGAGTCCTCTGTCAACATGTTGAGTCTGGTGAGCTTGTATGATGTTTGCATGGCACCAGAATCTCTTATAAtagaattacatttttaaaaaaaatgccagaAATACATGAAAAACTCACCCAGTTGATGCTCTTGAGTACTAATCATAAATCATCACAGTTATGTTAGTAAGTGTCATCATATATAAACTTTAATGTTTACTTACAGACAGTTGACATTTACAAAGAGAATACAGCGCGCAGAGAGATTGGAGTGCTGACCAAGCAGTCAAAGATTCCTCGAACTCAGAAGGTAGTCCCTCCAGCAGGTGGACTCGAACCGTTTCGAGTGTACAGACGCGCCCCCATATCATACACTCCATTAGACAAAGTGGGCCACGGCCACTGGGAGagtaataaaaatgtaagcaaATATATCCTCACACATTTGATTGAGGTATTTTACTAGTTTTGATTAATGTCAAACTGAGCGCTGTTGTCTTGATTTAACAACAATACAGAgaaaatctgacctttttgaTTTTGTAATGATATTTAAGTGATAAGGGGTATTTATCAAAACACTGTGCTTTTAACCCTCTACTGGTGAtgagaaaaaataatttttcttcattattccATTCTCTGAAATCCAAGGAAGATCCAGCAGAAACAGACAACATAGAATCTTTTCAACAGATCAGCACACAAGAGACCAGCACCTTCAGCTGGTATGTACTAGACATGGTttctattttaaatgatttaaaaccTCATTACAAATGATTACTTCTACACTGCAACAATGAATTTAAGTGGATGCTCAGTGTGAGTGAGTGGTTTCAAGTTAACCATACAATGATAAGGGCACAATACATATAATACAATAATATCCAACCTACTACtaaaaatactaaaatattgaaaattagGGATGTGACAGGATGTAATGGTCAAGTATTGATGTGATGTCCAGTATTGATGTGATGGTCCAGTATTGATGATGTGATCACAGTATTAATGTTATTATCACAATATTGATGTAATAGTTAAGTAGTGATGTGATGTCAAGTACTGATGTGATGCCCAGTATTGATGTGATGATCACAGTATTGATATGATATTCACAATATTGGTATGGTGACCATAGTATCGATGTGATAACCGCAATATTTATATGATTGCAGTATTGATGTGATGGTCCAGTGTTGATGTGATGATCACATTATTGATATGATTATCACAGTATTGATGTGATGGTCCAGTATTGATGTGATGATCCTAGTATTGATATGATGATCTAGTATTGATGTGATGATCACAGTATTGATGTAATGGCCAAGTATTGATGTGATCTCCAGTATCGATGTTATGATCACAGTATTGATATGATCATCATAATATTAAAATGATGATCACAGTGTCGATGTGATGATCACAATATTGATATGATGATCACAGTATTGATGTGATGGTCCAGTATTGATGTGATGATCACAGTAATGATGTGATGGTTTAGTATTAATGTGATGGTCCAGTATTGATGTGATGGTCCAGTGTTGATGTGATGGTCCAGTATTGATGTGCTGATCACATTATTGATGTGATTATCACAGTGCTGATGTGATGCACAGTATTGATATGATCATCATAATATTAAAATGATGATCACAGTGTCGATGTGATTATCACAATATTGATATGATGATCACAGTATTGATGTGATGGTCCAGTATTGATGTGATGATCACAGTATTGATGTGATGTTTAAGTATTAATGTGATGGTCCAGTATTGATGTGATGGTCCAGTATTGATGTGATGATCACAGTGCTGATGTGATGGTTTAGTATTGATGTGATGATCCCAATATTGAAATGATGATCATAGTATTGATGTGATGGTTtagatcagggatgggcaacttcggtcccggagggccggtgtcctgcagagtttagctccaaccataattaaacacacctgaagcagccaattaaggtcttactaagcaTACTAGACACTTTTAGGCAGGtttgctgaggcaagttggagctaaactctgcaggacaccggccctccaggaccgaagttgcccatccctggttTAGATTGATGTGATGATCACAGTGTTTATGTAATGGTCCAGCATAGATGAAATTGTCTAGTATTGATGGGATCACAGTATTGATTTGATGGTCTAGTATTGATGTGATGATCGCAGTACTGATGTGATGGTCCAGTATTGACATGTTGATCACAGTGTTTATGTAATGATCCAGTATATATGAAATTGTCTAGTATTGATGTGATGATCACAGTATTGATGTGATGGTCTAGCATTGATGTGATGATCACAGTACTGATGTGATGGTTTAGTACTGACATGATGATCACAGTGTTTATGTAATTATCCAGTATATATGAAATTGTCTAGTACTGATGTGATGATAACAGTATTGATGTGATGGTCTAGTATTGATGCAACGATCACAGTACTGTTGTGATGGTTTAGTACTGTTGTGATGGTCCAGTATTGACATGATGAGCACAGTGTTTATGAAATGGTCCAGTATAAATGAAATTGTCTAGTATTGATGTGATGATCACAGTATTGATGTGATGGTCTAGTATTGATGTGATAATCACAGTACTGATGTGATGGTTTAGTACTGTTGTGATGGTCCAGTATTGACATGATGGGCACAGTGTTTATGAAATGGTCCAGTATAAATTAAATTGTCTAGTATTGATGTGATGATCACAGTATTGATGTGATGGTCTAGCATTGATGTGATGATCACAGTACTGATGTGATGGTTTAGTATTGATGTGATGGTCCAGTATTGACATGGTGATCACAGTGTTTATGTAATGGTCCAGTATTGATGAAATTGTCTAGTTTTGATGTGATCATCACAGTATTAATGTGATGGTCCAGTACTGATGTGATGGTCCATTATTGATATAATGTCTAAAAACTGATGTGTGTATTGCTGTTTCAGGTCTTTTTTGGGTATTGCAGTTCCTCCTCCAACAGTGCCCGATGGGATGCTATTGAACATCACAGCACCTCCTGACCTTTCTCCTTCTTCACCATCTCCTTCTGTCATGTCTGACAGCTCTCCATCTCTTCCTCCCTATGGCTATCCAGATTTATCAATGCTGCCTCCTCCACCTCCCCCAGATGATGAAATGGAAGACACTCCACCTCCACCCCCACCTCCTCTTTTCTCTACATCTCAATGCGACTTGCCTTCATTACCAACTAGTACATCTGCAACTTCAGCAAATCCTCCACCTCCTCCCACTCAGGGCAACATGGCTATCCCACCTCCTCCTCCAACTCAGGGCAACTTGGCTATTCCACCTCCTCCACCTCCTCCTCCAACTCAGGGCAACATGGCTATTCCACCTCCTCCACCTCCTCCTCCAACTCAGGGCAACATGGCTATTCCACCTCCTCCTCCACCTCCCAATCAGGGCAACATGGCTGTTCCACCACCTCCTCCACCTTTTTCTAGCTCAACATATAGTGGCTTGTCGGGACCCACGTCCCCTGCACCTTTCCAAAGTTTGCCTGTGGTGCCACCACCCCCTCCCCCTCCTAATACCAGTGGGAAATGTATACCACCTCCTCCTCCACCTCCTCCTCTCCCCAATTTTAAATGCTGAATTTTAGCTGCATGTGTAAGAGTATTAAAGAGTTGATATTTTATAGCATAATGCTATGAATAACTTTTTTAGTAAAGCATATCAAGGTGTGTaaaatctacatttatttaataaaacaaatatactCACAATAAGAGAATTACATAAATCAGTACTTTgttgtgtaattaattatattacttataataacattaatatATAAAATCGCTTGCTAAGGTAAGGTATGGAAGTAGGCAGTTTCGAGCgcttggctgtttctcaatgtcaaggatactcaTCCGGACTACCTCTCCCATCACCttaactgtttttgtcattatCCTCATCTGCCAtcaatcatcatcattatatgtctatatatatataatctgtTGTTGTTGTCATGTGTTGCTAGTGTGTTCATTAGTCATTGTCTTTAGTTTAATAAATCTGTTATTTTGATTACATTCTCGTCTCCTTTGTCAACCTTCACCACATAGGCTACCGTAACAACACATCAGAATTGTATGTTTATGCTTAACATGCTGGAGATAGAAGACAGCGTGGGCACTTTTCAGcgtggttacttttacctttctactgtacatgacaaatgatGGCCGATAAACCGGAAAGAGAGTAGGAATGGGGCTGCGTGGGGTGCCAATCATCTGCTGGTGCATATTTATCGGATCCAATTTGAGTTTTGgatgcataaaaaaattaacttgtGCGACTACACCGCATGTGACATGCCAACCGGAAGTGATATATTTCAATGTATTTCAATCAAAACATGCAAGttgaaaattattaattattaatactTTTTGATTAACTTTACCAGTAACACTTAAATCCTTTAAAAACGATTGATTACTGACAagttaattattaattaaaatatttgtagATTAAAGGCTCTTGCGCTGGAAGCTTCTTTCTCATAGTCTAGTAGCCAGCCCATAGAGCCCCATTGTGAACCCGGAAATGTTGAGCACACCAAAGTTCCACCGCATGAATGGGAAGCATAGGTCCCCAACATACAGAAACTGCCGgatgctaatttgcatatgttgagcaatttgcataattagcataattagcaatattagcttAATTGTCCATTTTGGTCACATATTTGCACTGTATGGCCAATTTCTACAATATGTAAGTGGTTTTAGAGGTTTAGGAGGATTCTGATTTCATTTCTGCCACTTTCAGACTTCAAAATGGTAATTCTATAACAGATTTGGATTAATTTAGacacttttttattaattccGAACAAAATTTTAGGTTATTTTTATGGTAAACACTATATTCTCACATTTCAGAATCACAAGAACTCATGCTCTTTGATGTGAATGTTGATAACctcaatatgtttacatttcttGAGGTCTGGTcatgtttttatgcaaataagCTGTTGCAGTGAGCTGTTGTATACAATAAGTATGTTGTGAAGCAAAGGAGCATAGTCTATTTTTTAAGTCGAAATTATCCTTGCcgatatttttatattcttaTATCATATTTATGTTTTCACATTAAGATAAAAGGTTATAATGAGTTATAATGACAGTTTTGTTCAGTACATTGTGAATTTCTATTCAGATCCATTTTGTGAGTGA is a window from the Misgurnus anguillicaudatus chromosome 4, ASM2758022v2, whole genome shotgun sequence genome containing:
- the abi3b gene encoding uncharacterized protein abi3b; the encoded protein is MRDNSWRESIDQILHDAPAARKNLLDNHSNLHKVADYCQNKYFNVENSRSVTEESKALTTQALASVTYQINNLATSLLKLLDAQTVQLKQMESSVNMLSLTVDIYKENTARREIGVLTKQSKIPRTQKVVPPAGGLEPFRVYRRAPISYTPLDKVGHGHWESNKNEDPAETDNIESFQQISTQETSTFSWSFLGIAVPPPTVPDGMLLNITAPPDLSPSSPSPSVMSDSSPSLPPYGYPDLSMLPPPPPPDDEMEDTPPPPPPPLFSTSQCDLPSLPTSTSATSANPPPPPTQGNMAIPPPPPTQGNLAIPPPPPPPPTQGNMAIPPPPPPPPTQGNMAIPPPPPPPNQGNMAVPPPPPPFSSSTYSGLSGPTSPAPFQSLPVVPPPPPPPNTSGKCIPPPPPPPPLPNFKC